The genome window AGTGCCACCCGCTCCACGAAGTGGGCATAGACCAGCGGGTTTAAGAAGTGCCGCGAGGCGTGAACGTCGGCGCGAATGGCCGTGCCACTGATCGGCGTCTGGCGGCGTTCGGGATCAAAGGGAAGGTGAGCGATATTCAGTCGCTCGGCCAGCGGGGGGCCGTACCCTTCACTGGTGACCACCACATCTGGTCGCACATTCCAACCGTCCAGCACGGCCCCGACATACTGCTGATGCTCGGCGTCGGGGGCGCTGTTGAGCGGCGGATTGGGCGCGTCGGGGAGCAGGGTCAGGTGCGGAAACAGGTGGGCCGGGAACACCTCGCGCAGCCAGTTACGGCGCACAGGCGAGGGCATGGCCGGGAAGTCGGGGCGGCTGTAGACCCACACACTGACCCGTTCGCAGCGTGATAGGGCAAAACGGATCAGCGCCTCATGTCCGGCGTGCAGCGGAGCGAACTTGCCGACGATCAGGCCGTGCGCGAACTTGCCCGTATTGTCAGGCAAACTCGACCACGCGCCTCTCGTCTTTCCTCCAGGCGAAGTAGCCGTAGACGCTCATGGCTCCCAGAATAAATTGCAAACCGAACAAGGCCCAGTACGCCGTGTGCCAGAAGTAAACTGCCTGCACCGCGTTGACCGTCACCCACACCGGCCAGC of Deinococcus detaillensis contains these proteins:
- a CDS encoding AAA family ATPase, with the protein product MPDNTGKFAHGLIVGKFAPLHAGHEALIRFALSRCERVSVWVYSRPDFPAMPSPVRRNWLREVFPAHLFPHLTLLPDAPNPPLNSAPDAEHQQYVGAVLDGWNVRPDVVVTSEGYGPPLAERLNIAHLPFDPERRQTPISGTAIRADVHASRHFLNPLVYAHFVERVALVGAESTGKSTLTAALAGDFGTHFVREYGRDVYEREDGKLTPEHFLEIALGHRALEEEAARTPGLNRSLFVDTTAATTLMWSYLLCRAALPELHALADDAKRRYAHTFLCADDLAHEQDGWRSNTEVRGVQQAFIRQDLETRGIRYQSLRGSLTERVAQVRGFLRR